A genomic region of Anas platyrhynchos isolate ZD024472 breed Pekin duck chromosome 9, IASCAAS_PekinDuck_T2T, whole genome shotgun sequence contains the following coding sequences:
- the EIF4G1 gene encoding eukaryotic translation initiation factor 4 gamma 1 isoform X10, with protein MNKAPQPTGGAPTAPHPAPSPGLPQSTFPPAQTAPVVFNPAPTSQMNTPSQPRQGGFRSLQHFYQNRAQPPASASRVQSNTTARPGPPAHVYPAASQVMMIPSQISYTPSQGAYYIPGQGRSTYVVPTQQYPVQPGAPSFYPGASPTEFGTYAGAYYPAQGVQQFPAGVPTAQVIVSQQPPIPPKRERKTIRIRDPNQGGKDITEEIMSGARTSSTPTPPQAGSGLEPQANGETPHVAVIIRPDDRPKPALVVSKPVSLEPSKSASPSPPPPLIPEAEPVVLSDVTLVPMEPPGDADTKVEQGEAPPDPHQTFSAITTVPGAGELPLGPQPDTDTAAAAQEEEEEGVVEVEEEEEEEEEEEEAAVPLPEPTPQAPVPPEVPPAPVSPPLPAVPPVPAAPSPPPVVPQAPEAPAKPASPSPPPPREEPCPEPGAPEPSAEANGVLEELPEPLPEAPVCQPVPGAGAVPVPEPVPVPAPASPVAQPEELPLPNGVEGASKAEPGEEQPESDVSPISEPEEPAQPGTPTSPVAEEEEEESEGPAEAQERSSSPAPAPSQSLEATVQVAVSVPKKKRRMKELNKKEAVGDLLDAFKESQISDSASEAENKPPPAAPARETEDTAPARPQEESEETWEEKEDKLAPEKGKAGEQKYRYKEEQWKPLNPEEKKRYDREFLLGFQFIFASMQKPEGLPQITDVVLDKANKTPLRALDPIRLSGMNCSPDFTPSFANLGRPVMGNRGLPSGLGPRRSQQSQRKEPRKIIATVSLNEDVKLNKAEKAWKPSSKRASEEEDPENIKTQELLRRVRSILNKLTPQMFQQLMKQVMELSIDTEERLKGVIDLVFEKAISEPNFSVAYANMCRCLMGLKVPTTDKPTVTVNFRKLLLNRCQKEFEKDKDDDEIFEKRQKEMDDASAPEEKARMKDELEEARDKARRRSLGNIKFIGELFKLKMLTEAIMHDCVVKLLKNHDEESLECLCRLLTTIGKDLDFEKAKPRMDQYFNQMEKIIKEKKTSSRIRFMLQDVIDLRQHSWVPRRGDQGPKTIDQIHKEAEMEEHREHIKVQQLMSKDKRRGPPGPSSSSGRSSLVADDGWNTVPISKGNRPIDTSRLTKITKPGSIDSNNQLFAPGGRLSWGKGSSGGSGAKPADSASDSGRPATSTLNRFSALQQSTPADSLESRRVVQRSSSSRDRSEKAGDRGDRESRSEKSGDRLERPERGERGERNRSALTKRSFSKETEDRSREREKQGGPEAVRKAASMTEERDRSREPVKQEPAAPAASPKPTLSEEELEKKSKAIIEEYLHINDMKEALQCVQELGSPSLLYVFVRNGIESTLERSTISREHMGVLLCHLVKAGTLSKEQYYKGLREILEIAEDMEIDIPHIWLYLAELITPILQEEGIPMEELFREITKPLVPIGKATTLLVEVLGLLCKGMSQKTAGKLWRDGGLSWKEFLPEDQDVNKFVTEQKLEYTMGGDSSDTPSCKELTSEELCKQMDKLLKENPNNQRIYDWIEANLSEEQVSSNMFIRALMTSVCHSAIVFENPYRVDATVIRNRAKLLQKYMRDEQKELQALYALQALVVKLEQPPNLLRMFFDALYDEDVIKEEAFYKWESSKDLLEQQGKGVALKSVTAFFTWLREAEDESDNN; from the exons ATGAACAAAGCTCCACAGCCCACAGGAGGAGCCCCGACAGCCCCGCACCCTGCCCCTTCTCCCGGACTTCCACAG TCGACGTTCCCACCCGCTCAGACGGCACCTGTGGTTTTTAACCCGGCACCGACCTCACAAATGAATACGCCTTCCCAGCCGCGACAG GGCGGATTCAGGTCTCTCCAG catTTCTACCAGAACAGGGCCCAGCCTCCCGCCAGCGCGTCCCGCGTGCAGAGCAACAcgacggcccggcccggcccccccgcacATGTCTATCCAGCCGCGTCCCAGGTGATGATGATCCCCTCCCAGATCTCCTACACGCCTTCCCAAGGAGCCTACTACATCCCCGGACAG GGTCGCTCCACCTACGTCGTCCCGACCCAGCAGTACCCGGTGCAGCCCGGCGCCCCTAGTTTTTACCCTGGAGCCAGCCCCACAGAATTTGGGACTTACG CAGGGGCTTACTACCCGGCACAGGGGGTGCAGCAATTCCCGGCGGGGGTCCCCACTGCCCAGGTCATCGTGAGCCAGCAGCCGCCGATCCCCCCAAAACGAGAACGCAAAACG ATCCGGATACGAGACCCCAACCAAGGCGGCAAAGACATCACTGAAGAAATCATGTCCGGAGCGAGGACCTCATCtacccccacccctccccag GCTGGAAGCGGTTTGGAGCCCCAGGCCAACGGAGAGACCCCTCATGTAGCAGTTATTATCCGGCCAG ATGACCGCCCGAAACCCGCGCTGGTGGTGAGCAAGCCCGTCTCCCTGGAGCCCAGCAAGTCGGCGTCGCCGtcgcctccccctcccctcatcCCCGAGGCGGAGCCCGTGGTGCTCTCGGACGTGACGCTGGTGCCGATGGAGCCCCCCGGGGATGCGGACACTAAAGTGGAGCAGGGCGAGGCGCCGCCCGACCCGCACCAGACGTTTAGCGCCATCACTACAGTGCCAGGGGCCGGGGAGCTGCCCCTCGGGCCCCAGCCCGACACGGACACGGCGGCCGCGgcgcaggaggaggaggaggaaggggtggtggaggtggaggaggaggaggaggaagaggaggaggaggaagaagccGCCGTTCCCCTCCCGGAGCCCACCCCGCAGGCGCCTGTGCCACCCGAGGTGCCACCGGCACCCGTGTCCCCCCCGCTGCCAGCCGTGCCCCCGGTGCCGGCCGCGCCGTCGCCGCCGCCCGTCGTCCCGCAGGCCCCCGAAGCGCCTGCCAAGCccgcctcccccagccccccgccgccccgggaAGAGCCCTGCCCCGAGCCCGGCGCCCCGGAGCCCTCCGCCGAGGCTAACGGGGTTTTAGAGGAGTTACCCGAACCCCTCCCCGAGGCGCCCGTGTGCCAGCCGGTGCCCGGAGCCGGAGCCGTGCCCGTGCCGGAGCCCGTCCCGGTGCCCGCCCCGGCTTCCCCCGTCGCCCAGCCCGAGGAGCTGCCCCTGCCCAACGGGGTGGAGGGCGCCAGCAAAGCGGAGCCGGGCGAGGAGCAGCCCGAATCGGACGTCAGCCCCATCTCGGAGCCCGAGGAGCCGGCCCAGCCCGGCACCCCCACCTCCCccgtggcggaggaggaggaggaggagagcgaAGGCCCCGCCGAAGCCCAGGAGCGGAGCTcgagcccggcccctgccccttCGCAGAGCTTGGAGGCGACCGTGCAAG TCGCCGTGTCGGTGCCAAAGAAGAAGCGAAGGATGAAGGAGCTGAACAAGAAGGAGGCGGTGGGCGACCTGCTGGATGCCTTCAAGGAG TCGCAGATCAGTGACAGTGCCTCGGAGGCAGAAAACAAgcctccccccgccgcccctgCCCGGGAAACGGAGGACAcggcccccgcccggccccagGAGGAGTCGGAGGAGACgtgggaagagaaggaggacaAGCTGGCCCCGGAGAAGGGCAAGGCAGGGGAGCAGAAGTACCGCTACAAGGAAG AGCAATGGAAACCCTTGAACCCCGAGGAGAAGAAACGATACGACCGCGAGTTCCTGCTGGGCTTCCAGTTCATCTTCGCCAGCATGCAGAAACCCGAGGGGCTGCCCCAGATCACCGACGTGGTGCTGGACAAG GCCAACAAGACCCCGCTGCGGGCGCTCGACCCCATCCGCCTGAGCGGCATGAACTGCAGCCCCGACTTCACCCCCTCCTTCGCCAACCTCGGCCGGCCCGTCATGGGCAACCGGGGCCTG CCCTCAGGCTTGGGGCCGCGCcgctcccagcagagccagaggAAGGAGCCTCGGAAAATCATCGCCACTGTGTCCCTCAACGAGGACGTCAAGCTGAACAAGGCCGAGAAGGCCTGGAAACCCAGCAGCAAGCGTGCCTCCGAGGAGGAGGATCCTGAGAACATCAAGACACAG GAACTGCTCCGCCGCGTCCGCAGCATCCTCAACAAGCTGACGCCCCAGATGTTCCAGCAGCTGATGAAGCAGGTGATGGAGCTGTCCATCGACACCGAGGAGCGGCTCAAGGGCGTCATCGACCTGGTCTTCGAGAAGGCCATCTCGGAGCCAAACTTCTCTGTTGCCTATGCTAACATGTGCCGTTGCCTTATGGGG CTCAAAGTGCCCACGACAGACAAGCCCACGGTGACTGTGAATTTCCGCAAGCTGCTGCTCAACCGCTGCCAGAAGGAGTTCGAGAAGGACAAGGACGACGACGAGATCTTTGAGAAGCGGCAGAAGGAGATGGACGACGCCAGCGCC CCCGAGGAGAAGGCCCGCATGAAGGACGAGCTGGAGGAGGCGCGGGACAAGGCCCGGCGGCGGTCCCTGGGCAACATCAAGTTCATCGGCGAGCTCTTCAAGCTGAAGATGCTGACGGAGGCCATCATGCACGACTGCGTGGTGAAGCTGCTGAAAAACCACGACGAGGAGTCTCTCGAGTGCCTTTGCCGCCTGCTTACCACCATCGGCAAGGACTTGGACTTTGAGAAGGCCAAG cccaggatggACCAGTACTTCAACCAGATGGAGAAGATcatcaaagagaagaaaacatcatCCCGAATCCGATTTATGCTCCAGGATGTGATCGACCTCAGGCAG cacagctgggtgCCGCGGCGAGGAGACCAGGGCCCCAAAACCATCGACCAGATCCACAAGGAGGCGGAGATGGAGGAGCATCGGGAACACATCAAAGTGCAGCAGCTGATGTCAAAGGACAAGAGGAGGGGACCGCCCGGGCCGTCCTCCAGCA GTGGACGCAGCAGCCTGGTCGCGGATGACGGCTGGAACACGGTGCCCATCAGCAAGGGCAACCGGCCCATCGACACCAGCCGGCTAACCAAGATCACCAAG CCTGGCTCGATCGACTCCAACAACCAACTCTTTGCGCCGGGAGGGAGGCTGAGCTGGGGCAAAGGCAGCAGCGGGGGGTCAGGCGCCAAGCCGGCCGACTCAG CATCTGATTCAGGGCGACCGGCCACCAGTACCTTGAACCGCTTCTCGGCGCTCCAGCAGTCCACCCCTGCCGACAGCCTGGAGTCCCGGCGCGTGGTGCAGAG gagcagctccagccGCGACAGGTCAGAAAAGGCCGGGGACAGAGGGGACCGGGAGTCGCGTTCGGAGAAGAGCGGTGACCGCCTGGAGCGCCCCGAGCGGGGAGAGCGGGGTGAGAGGAACAGGTCCGCCCTCACCAAGAGGAGCTTCAGCAAGGAGACGGAGGACAGGAGCAGGGAACGGGAGAAGCAGGGCGGCCCCGAGGCCGTGCGCAAGGCTGCTAGCATGACGGAGGAACGGGACCGGAGCCGAGAGCCCG TAAAACAAGAGCCAGCAGCTCCCGCAGCATCGCCCAAGCCCACGCTGTCAGAAGAGGAGCTGGAGAAGAAATCCAAGGCGATCATAGAGGAATATCTGCACATCAATGACATGAAG GAGGCCCTGCAGTGcgtgcaggagctgggcagtCCCTCCTTGCTCTACGTTTTCGTGCGGAACGGCATCGAGTCCACGCTGGAGAGGAGCACGATCTCCCGCGAGCACATGGGCGTGCTGCTGTGCCACCTGGTGAAGGCGGGCACGCTCTCCAAGGAGCAGTACTACAAAGG GCTGCGGGAGATCCTGGAGATCGCCGAGGACATGGAGATCGACATCCCGCACATCTGGCTGTACCTGGCCGAGCTCATCACGCCCATCCTGCAGGAGGAAGGCATCCCCATGGAGGAGCTGTTCAG GGAGATAACGAAACCCCTGGTGCCCATCGGGAAGGCCACCACGCTGCTGGTTGAGGTGCTGGGCTTGTTGTGCAAGGGCATG AGCCAGAAGACCGCAGGCAAGCTGTGGCGGGATGGGGGCCTGAGCTGGAAGGAATTCCTGCCCGAGGACCAGGATGTCAACAAATTTGTCACAGAGCAG aAATTGGAGTACACGATGGGGGGGGACAGCTCGGACACGCCGAGCTGCAAGGAGCTGACCTCAGAGGAGCTGTGCAAGCAAATGGACAAACTGCTGAAGGAGAACCCGAACAACCAAAGAATATACGACTGGATCGAG GCCAACCTGAGCGAGGAGCAGGTCTCATCCAACATGTTTATCAGGGCCCTGATGACATCCGTGTGCCATTCAGCCATCGTCT TTGAGAACCCGTACCGCGTCGACGCCACGGTCATCCGCAACCGGGCCAAGCTGCTGCAGAAATACATGCGGGACGAGCAGAAGGAGCTCCAGGCCCTCTACGCCCTGCAGGCCTTGGTGGTGAAGCTGGAGCAGCCTCCCA ACCTGCTGCGGATGTTCTTCGATGCCCTCTATGACGAGGACGTGATCAAGGAGGAGGCCTTCTACAAGTGGGAGTCCAGCAAGGACCTGTTggagcagcagggcaagggGGTGGCCCTCAAGTCGGTGACGGCCTTCTTCACCTGGCTGCGGGAAGCCGAGGACGAGTCGGACAACAACTGA
- the EIF4G1 gene encoding eukaryotic translation initiation factor 4 gamma 1 isoform X9, producing the protein MNKAPQPTGGAPTAPHPAPSPGLPQSTFPPAQTAPVVFNPAPTSQMNTPSQPRQHFYQNRAQPPASASRVQSNTTARPGPPAHVYPAASQVMMIPSQISYTPSQGAYYIPGQGRSTYVVPTQQYPVQPGAPSFYPGASPTEFGTYAGAYYPAQGVQQFPAGVPTAQVIVSQQPPIPPKRERKTIRIRDPNQGGKDITEEIMSGARTSSTPTPPQAGSGLEPQANGETPHVAVIIRPDDRPKPALVVSKPVSLEPSKSASPSPPPPLIPEAEPVVLSDVTLVPMEPPGDADTKVEQGEAPPDPHQTFSAITTVPGAGELPLGPQPDTDTAAAAQEEEEEGVVEVEEEEEEEEEEEEAAVPLPEPTPQAPVPPEVPPAPVSPPLPAVPPVPAAPSPPPVVPQAPEAPAKPASPSPPPPREEPCPEPGAPEPSAEANGVLEELPEPLPEAPVCQPVPGAGAVPVPEPVPVPAPASPVAQPEELPLPNGVEGASKAEPGEEQPESDVSPISEPEEPAQPGTPTSPVAEEEEEESEGPAEAQERSSSPAPAPSQSLEATVQVAVSVPKKKRRMKELNKKEAVGDLLDAFKESQISDSASEAENKPPPAAPARETEDTAPARPQEESEETWEEKEDKLAPEKGKAGEQKYRYKEEQWKPLNPEEKKRYDREFLLGFQFIFASMQKPEGLPQITDVVLDKANKTPLRALDPIRLSGMNCSPDFTPSFANLGRPVMGNRGLPSGLGPRRSQQSQRKEPRKIIATVSLNEDVKLNKAEKAWKPSSKRASEEEDPENIKTQELLRRVRSILNKLTPQMFQQLMKQVMELSIDTEERLKGVIDLVFEKAISEPNFSVAYANMCRCLMGLKVPTTDKPTVTVNFRKLLLNRCQKEFEKDKDDDEIFEKRQKEMDDASAPEEKARMKDELEEARDKARRRSLGNIKFIGELFKLKMLTEAIMHDCVVKLLKNHDEESLECLCRLLTTIGKDLDFEKAKPRMDQYFNQMEKIIKEKKTSSRIRFMLQDVIDLRQHSWVPRRGDQGPKTIDQIHKEAEMEEHREHIKVQQLMSKDKRRGPPGPSSSSGRSSLVADDGWNTVPISKGNRPIDTSRLTKITKPGSIDSNNQLFAPGGRLSWGKGSSGGSGAKPADSASDSGRPATSTLNRFSALQQSTPADSLESRRVVQRSSSSRDRSEKAGDRGDRESRSEKSGDRLERPERGERGERNRSALTKRSFSKETEDRSREREKQGGPEAVRKAASMTEERDRSREPVKQEPAAPAASPKPTLSEEELEKKSKAIIEEYLHINDMKEALQCVQELGSPSLLYVFVRNGIESTLERSTISREHMGVLLCHLVKAGTLSKEQYYKGLREILEIAEDMEIDIPHIWLYLAELITPILQEEGIPMEELFREITKPLVPIGKATTLLVEVLGLLCKGMSQKTAGKLWRDGGLSWKEFLPEDQDVNKFVTEQKLEYTMGGDSSDTPSCKELTSEELCKQMDKLLKENPNNQRIYDWIEANLSEEQVSSNMFIRALMTSVCHSAIVFENPYRVDATVIRNRAKLLQKYMRDEQKELQALYALQALVVKLEQPPNLLRMFFDALYDEDVIKEEAFYKWESSKDLLEQQGKGVALKSVTAFFTWLREAEDESDNN; encoded by the exons ATGAACAAAGCTCCACAGCCCACAGGAGGAGCCCCGACAGCCCCGCACCCTGCCCCTTCTCCCGGACTTCCACAG TCGACGTTCCCACCCGCTCAGACGGCACCTGTGGTTTTTAACCCGGCACCGACCTCACAAATGAATACGCCTTCCCAGCCGCGACAG catTTCTACCAGAACAGGGCCCAGCCTCCCGCCAGCGCGTCCCGCGTGCAGAGCAACAcgacggcccggcccggcccccccgcacATGTCTATCCAGCCGCGTCCCAGGTGATGATGATCCCCTCCCAGATCTCCTACACGCCTTCCCAAGGAGCCTACTACATCCCCGGACAG GGTCGCTCCACCTACGTCGTCCCGACCCAGCAGTACCCGGTGCAGCCCGGCGCCCCTAGTTTTTACCCTGGAGCCAGCCCCACAGAATTTGGGACTTACG CAGGGGCTTACTACCCGGCACAGGGGGTGCAGCAATTCCCGGCGGGGGTCCCCACTGCCCAGGTCATCGTGAGCCAGCAGCCGCCGATCCCCCCAAAACGAGAACGCAAAACG ATCCGGATACGAGACCCCAACCAAGGCGGCAAAGACATCACTGAAGAAATCATGTCCGGAGCGAGGACCTCATCtacccccacccctccccag GCTGGAAGCGGTTTGGAGCCCCAGGCCAACGGAGAGACCCCTCATGTAGCAGTTATTATCCGGCCAG ATGACCGCCCGAAACCCGCGCTGGTGGTGAGCAAGCCCGTCTCCCTGGAGCCCAGCAAGTCGGCGTCGCCGtcgcctccccctcccctcatcCCCGAGGCGGAGCCCGTGGTGCTCTCGGACGTGACGCTGGTGCCGATGGAGCCCCCCGGGGATGCGGACACTAAAGTGGAGCAGGGCGAGGCGCCGCCCGACCCGCACCAGACGTTTAGCGCCATCACTACAGTGCCAGGGGCCGGGGAGCTGCCCCTCGGGCCCCAGCCCGACACGGACACGGCGGCCGCGgcgcaggaggaggaggaggaaggggtggtggaggtggaggaggaggaggaggaagaggaggaggaggaagaagccGCCGTTCCCCTCCCGGAGCCCACCCCGCAGGCGCCTGTGCCACCCGAGGTGCCACCGGCACCCGTGTCCCCCCCGCTGCCAGCCGTGCCCCCGGTGCCGGCCGCGCCGTCGCCGCCGCCCGTCGTCCCGCAGGCCCCCGAAGCGCCTGCCAAGCccgcctcccccagccccccgccgccccgggaAGAGCCCTGCCCCGAGCCCGGCGCCCCGGAGCCCTCCGCCGAGGCTAACGGGGTTTTAGAGGAGTTACCCGAACCCCTCCCCGAGGCGCCCGTGTGCCAGCCGGTGCCCGGAGCCGGAGCCGTGCCCGTGCCGGAGCCCGTCCCGGTGCCCGCCCCGGCTTCCCCCGTCGCCCAGCCCGAGGAGCTGCCCCTGCCCAACGGGGTGGAGGGCGCCAGCAAAGCGGAGCCGGGCGAGGAGCAGCCCGAATCGGACGTCAGCCCCATCTCGGAGCCCGAGGAGCCGGCCCAGCCCGGCACCCCCACCTCCCccgtggcggaggaggaggaggaggagagcgaAGGCCCCGCCGAAGCCCAGGAGCGGAGCTcgagcccggcccctgccccttCGCAGAGCTTGGAGGCGACCGTGCAAG TCGCCGTGTCGGTGCCAAAGAAGAAGCGAAGGATGAAGGAGCTGAACAAGAAGGAGGCGGTGGGCGACCTGCTGGATGCCTTCAAGGAG TCGCAGATCAGTGACAGTGCCTCGGAGGCAGAAAACAAgcctccccccgccgcccctgCCCGGGAAACGGAGGACAcggcccccgcccggccccagGAGGAGTCGGAGGAGACgtgggaagagaaggaggacaAGCTGGCCCCGGAGAAGGGCAAGGCAGGGGAGCAGAAGTACCGCTACAAGGAAG AGCAATGGAAACCCTTGAACCCCGAGGAGAAGAAACGATACGACCGCGAGTTCCTGCTGGGCTTCCAGTTCATCTTCGCCAGCATGCAGAAACCCGAGGGGCTGCCCCAGATCACCGACGTGGTGCTGGACAAG GCCAACAAGACCCCGCTGCGGGCGCTCGACCCCATCCGCCTGAGCGGCATGAACTGCAGCCCCGACTTCACCCCCTCCTTCGCCAACCTCGGCCGGCCCGTCATGGGCAACCGGGGCCTG CCCTCAGGCTTGGGGCCGCGCcgctcccagcagagccagaggAAGGAGCCTCGGAAAATCATCGCCACTGTGTCCCTCAACGAGGACGTCAAGCTGAACAAGGCCGAGAAGGCCTGGAAACCCAGCAGCAAGCGTGCCTCCGAGGAGGAGGATCCTGAGAACATCAAGACACAG GAACTGCTCCGCCGCGTCCGCAGCATCCTCAACAAGCTGACGCCCCAGATGTTCCAGCAGCTGATGAAGCAGGTGATGGAGCTGTCCATCGACACCGAGGAGCGGCTCAAGGGCGTCATCGACCTGGTCTTCGAGAAGGCCATCTCGGAGCCAAACTTCTCTGTTGCCTATGCTAACATGTGCCGTTGCCTTATGGGG CTCAAAGTGCCCACGACAGACAAGCCCACGGTGACTGTGAATTTCCGCAAGCTGCTGCTCAACCGCTGCCAGAAGGAGTTCGAGAAGGACAAGGACGACGACGAGATCTTTGAGAAGCGGCAGAAGGAGATGGACGACGCCAGCGCC CCCGAGGAGAAGGCCCGCATGAAGGACGAGCTGGAGGAGGCGCGGGACAAGGCCCGGCGGCGGTCCCTGGGCAACATCAAGTTCATCGGCGAGCTCTTCAAGCTGAAGATGCTGACGGAGGCCATCATGCACGACTGCGTGGTGAAGCTGCTGAAAAACCACGACGAGGAGTCTCTCGAGTGCCTTTGCCGCCTGCTTACCACCATCGGCAAGGACTTGGACTTTGAGAAGGCCAAG cccaggatggACCAGTACTTCAACCAGATGGAGAAGATcatcaaagagaagaaaacatcatCCCGAATCCGATTTATGCTCCAGGATGTGATCGACCTCAGGCAG cacagctgggtgCCGCGGCGAGGAGACCAGGGCCCCAAAACCATCGACCAGATCCACAAGGAGGCGGAGATGGAGGAGCATCGGGAACACATCAAAGTGCAGCAGCTGATGTCAAAGGACAAGAGGAGGGGACCGCCCGGGCCGTCCTCCAGCA GTGGACGCAGCAGCCTGGTCGCGGATGACGGCTGGAACACGGTGCCCATCAGCAAGGGCAACCGGCCCATCGACACCAGCCGGCTAACCAAGATCACCAAG CCTGGCTCGATCGACTCCAACAACCAACTCTTTGCGCCGGGAGGGAGGCTGAGCTGGGGCAAAGGCAGCAGCGGGGGGTCAGGCGCCAAGCCGGCCGACTCAG CATCTGATTCAGGGCGACCGGCCACCAGTACCTTGAACCGCTTCTCGGCGCTCCAGCAGTCCACCCCTGCCGACAGCCTGGAGTCCCGGCGCGTGGTGCAGAG gagcagctccagccGCGACAGGTCAGAAAAGGCCGGGGACAGAGGGGACCGGGAGTCGCGTTCGGAGAAGAGCGGTGACCGCCTGGAGCGCCCCGAGCGGGGAGAGCGGGGTGAGAGGAACAGGTCCGCCCTCACCAAGAGGAGCTTCAGCAAGGAGACGGAGGACAGGAGCAGGGAACGGGAGAAGCAGGGCGGCCCCGAGGCCGTGCGCAAGGCTGCTAGCATGACGGAGGAACGGGACCGGAGCCGAGAGCCCG TAAAACAAGAGCCAGCAGCTCCCGCAGCATCGCCCAAGCCCACGCTGTCAGAAGAGGAGCTGGAGAAGAAATCCAAGGCGATCATAGAGGAATATCTGCACATCAATGACATGAAG GAGGCCCTGCAGTGcgtgcaggagctgggcagtCCCTCCTTGCTCTACGTTTTCGTGCGGAACGGCATCGAGTCCACGCTGGAGAGGAGCACGATCTCCCGCGAGCACATGGGCGTGCTGCTGTGCCACCTGGTGAAGGCGGGCACGCTCTCCAAGGAGCAGTACTACAAAGG GCTGCGGGAGATCCTGGAGATCGCCGAGGACATGGAGATCGACATCCCGCACATCTGGCTGTACCTGGCCGAGCTCATCACGCCCATCCTGCAGGAGGAAGGCATCCCCATGGAGGAGCTGTTCAG GGAGATAACGAAACCCCTGGTGCCCATCGGGAAGGCCACCACGCTGCTGGTTGAGGTGCTGGGCTTGTTGTGCAAGGGCATG AGCCAGAAGACCGCAGGCAAGCTGTGGCGGGATGGGGGCCTGAGCTGGAAGGAATTCCTGCCCGAGGACCAGGATGTCAACAAATTTGTCACAGAGCAG aAATTGGAGTACACGATGGGGGGGGACAGCTCGGACACGCCGAGCTGCAAGGAGCTGACCTCAGAGGAGCTGTGCAAGCAAATGGACAAACTGCTGAAGGAGAACCCGAACAACCAAAGAATATACGACTGGATCGAG GCCAACCTGAGCGAGGAGCAGGTCTCATCCAACATGTTTATCAGGGCCCTGATGACATCCGTGTGCCATTCAGCCATCGTCT TTGAGAACCCGTACCGCGTCGACGCCACGGTCATCCGCAACCGGGCCAAGCTGCTGCAGAAATACATGCGGGACGAGCAGAAGGAGCTCCAGGCCCTCTACGCCCTGCAGGCCTTGGTGGTGAAGCTGGAGCAGCCTCCCA ACCTGCTGCGGATGTTCTTCGATGCCCTCTATGACGAGGACGTGATCAAGGAGGAGGCCTTCTACAAGTGGGAGTCCAGCAAGGACCTGTTggagcagcagggcaagggGGTGGCCCTCAAGTCGGTGACGGCCTTCTTCACCTGGCTGCGGGAAGCCGAGGACGAGTCGGACAACAACTGA